Proteins encoded together in one Macadamia integrifolia cultivar HAES 741 chromosome 8, SCU_Mint_v3, whole genome shotgun sequence window:
- the LOC122087623 gene encoding protein DETOXIFICATION 49-like — protein sequence MCRLASSPACKCHLEQPYLPRTKYQEPDMLTPLIPKSPTSQQPLPHLQEEEEEKTQTRTETHTQTQTDGEKPSSTSSSSSTNTTHLSLSIKEAKSIAHIAFPMILMGLLLYSRSMISMLFLGRLGELSLAGGSLAIGFANITGYSILSGLAMGMEPICGQAFGAKRHTLLGLSLQRTVLLLLVSSIPIAFLWVNVERILIYCGQEMDIAREAQSYILYSLPDLLAQSLLHPLRIYLRSQSITLPLTCCATLAILFHIPINYFLVFILKLGIKGVALSGVWTNFNLVGSLIVYIYISGVYKKTWGGISRECLMGWKSLLNLAIPSCISVCLEWWWYEIMIVLCGLMLNPRATVASMGILIQTTALIYIFPSSLSFSVSTRVGNELGANRPKKAKLAAIVGIACSFFLGFSALMFAVSVRSVWARMFSHDTEIIALTSLVLPIIGLCELGNCPQTTGCGVLRGTAQPKVGANINLGSFYLVGMPVAVGLGFFAGFDFKGLWLGLLAAQLSCMMLMMLVLSRTNWELQAQKAQTLTGASEGDDHVRDEEVKDSSANIIKLNEEELPV from the coding sequence ATGTGTCGTTTAGCTAGCTCTCCTGCCTGTAAATGCCACTTAGAGCAACCTTACCTTCCCAGGACCAAATATCAGGAACCCGACATGTTAACTCCGTTGATCCCCAAAAGCCCAACATCTCAGCAACCCCTCCCCCAcctacaagaagaagaagaagagaaaacacAAACACGAACAGAGACACATACACAAACACAAACTGATGGTGAAAAACCATCcagtacttcttcttcttcttctactaatACGACCCACCTCTCACTTTCCATTAAAGAAGCCAAGTCCATAGCCCACATAGCTTTTCCCATGATACTCATGGGCTTGTTACTCTATTCTCGCTCCATGATTTCCATGCTCTTCCTCGGCCGTCTCGGTGAGCTTTCCTTGGCCGGCGGGTCACTTGCCATTGGCTTCGCCAACATCACCGGTTACTCAATACTCTCTGGTCTCGCCATGGGAATGGAACCCATTTGTGGGCAAGCCTTTGGTGCGAAAAGGCATACTCTCCTTGGCCTCTCCTTGCAGAGAACTGTGCTTCTCCTTCTAGTCTCCTCAATCCCCATCGCCTTCCTTTGGGTGAATGTGGAAAGAATTCTAATTTATTGTGGTCAGGAGATGGACATAGCCAGGGAAGCCCAATCCTACATTCTGTATTCTCTTCCTGACCTACTCGCCCAATCACTTCTCCACCCACTTCGAATCTATCTCCGAAGTCAATCCATAACACTTCCTCTAACCTGCTGTGCCACCCTGGCAATCCTCTTTCACATACCCATTAATTACTTTCTTGTTTTCATACTcaaacttggtatcaaaggtgTAGCTTTGAGCGGCGTTTGGACCAACTTCAACCTGGTTGGTTCCTTGATCGTTTATATCTACATTTCGGGTGTATACAAGAAGACCTGGGGAGGTATCTCCAGGGAATGTTTAATGGGCTGGAAATCGCTTCTCAATTTGGCTATCCCAAGCTGCATTTCAGTCTGTCTCGAATGGTGGTGGTACGAAATCATGATTGTGTTATGTGGGTTGATGTTGAATCCCAGAGCAACAGTGGCTTCAATGGGTATTCTGATTCAAACAACCGCGTTAATCTACATATTCCCATCTTCTCTGAGCTTCAGTGTATCCACAAGAGTGGGTAATGAATTGGGTGCGAATCGCCCAAAAAAAGCAAAGCTTGCGGCCATCGTTGGCATCGCTTGCAGCTTCTTTTTGGGGTTCTCAGCATTGATGTTTGCTGTTTCGGTGAGATCAGTATGGGCAAGGATGTTCTCCCATGATACAGAGATCATCGCCTTAACTTCCTTAGTTTTGCCCATAATTGGACTATGCGAGCTTGGGAACTGTCCACAGACAacagggtgtggggtattgagAGGAACTGCGCAACCAAAGGTGGGAGCAAATATCAATCTGGGATCATTCTATCTGGTCGGGATGCCGGTGGCAGTGGGATTGGGGTTCTTTGCTGGTTTCGATTTCAAGGGTCTATGGCTGGGGCTCTTGGCTGCACAGTTGTCGTGTATGATGCTGATGATGTTGGTGTTGAGTAGAACTAATTGGGAACTGCAAGCCCAGAAGGCACAAACGCTGACAGGAGCTTCTGAAGGTGATGATCATGTCAGGGATGAAGAAGTTAAAGATTCCTCAGCCAACattataaaattaaatgaagAGGAATTACCAGTTTAA